The Candidatus Nitrosocosmicus franklandus genome contains a region encoding:
- a CDS encoding NADH-quinone oxidoreductase subunit B, with the protein MIKDLVNPTNFNILVSKLGDVLVKALDEPLGYAINWGRVWSLWPVHLETACCSVEFGAVSSPRYDAERFGVLEAFGSLRQCDLIVVQGTVTRKMAPRLRMVYDQMPEPKYVIAMGACAITGGLYLDSYNVLPGCDSILPVDVYVPGCPPRPETLIQGTMLLQEKIKRSKIK; encoded by the coding sequence ATGATAAAAGATCTCGTTAACCCTACCAATTTTAATATTTTAGTATCAAAGCTAGGTGATGTCCTGGTAAAAGCTTTGGATGAACCCCTGGGTTATGCAATAAATTGGGGTCGTGTTTGGTCATTATGGCCAGTTCATTTAGAGACTGCTTGTTGTAGTGTTGAATTCGGAGCAGTTTCAAGTCCTAGATACGATGCAGAAAGATTTGGTGTTTTAGAGGCCTTTGGATCATTGCGTCAATGCGATTTAATAGTGGTTCAGGGAACTGTAACAAGAAAAATGGCTCCTCGGCTAAGGATGGTTTACGACCAGATGCCAGAGCCTAAGTATGTTATAGCAATGGGCGCATGTGCGATAACAGGAGGATTATATCTTGATTCATACAATGTACTACCAGGTTGTGATAGTATCCTACCTGTTGATGTATATGTACCAGGCTGTCCGCCCAGACCAGAGACACTAATTCAAGGTACTATGTTATTGCAGGAAAAGATTAAAAGGTCGAAGATCAAATAA
- a CDS encoding NADH-quinone oxidoreductase subunit A, with protein MAGETATQFLPILYLFGFGILAGVPSIVLSRLLMKRRRYNPVKFLPMECGQVPSGEGRSHFMMQYYSYILMFVVFDVMSIFLYAWGTTFFSIPKEATLPMIGFLGIMFAAMGYALFLAGRKGIW; from the coding sequence TTGGCAGGAGAAACCGCTACACAATTTCTTCCAATCTTATATTTATTCGGGTTTGGAATTTTGGCTGGGGTTCCCTCAATAGTTTTGTCAAGACTATTGATGAAAAGAAGAAGATATAATCCAGTAAAATTTCTTCCTATGGAGTGTGGTCAAGTCCCGTCGGGAGAGGGCAGATCACATTTCATGATGCAGTATTATTCTTATATTCTTATGTTTGTCGTCTTTGATGTGATGTCTATATTCTTGTATGCCTGGGGCACTACTTTTTTTTCAATTCCAAAAGAAGCAACGTTGCCAATGATCGGATTCTTAGGTATAATGTTCGCTGCGATGGGCTATGCACTATTTTTGGCAGGAAGAAAAGGTATATGGTAG
- a CDS encoding NADH-quinone oxidoreductase subunit D, translating to MTLSVGPQHPGSGHFRFVIKVDGDYIVYVDPDPGYVHRGHEKMCEYRNHFQNIPHLERPVIHDSCNITYSYSLAVEDLVGITVPRRGQFIRALASELSRLSYTLYWLAIYGIFLGHSTMFMWPAGDRELLIDLLERLTGARITNAFNIPGGVRCDIPNNFKEKCLAQVNYFEKRLKEYEDIFYNNPLFRQRTEGVGILTKEDAIKLGVTGSVLRASGVPFDVRKVEPYDVYDEIDFQVQYMKTCDSFARAYVPILDMRESCHIIRQLVDKMPESGDVREKLQFNIKSSPGETYKRVESGRGALGYHVVSDGSPKPYRVKASVGSFRNLLALPYLLTGSKLGDMPAIYWSLNYWPVEADR from the coding sequence ATGACTCTGAGTGTTGGACCTCAGCACCCTGGGTCAGGACATTTTAGATTTGTTATTAAAGTAGATGGTGATTATATCGTTTACGTCGATCCCGATCCAGGGTATGTTCATAGGGGACATGAGAAAATGTGTGAATATCGTAATCATTTTCAAAATATCCCTCACTTGGAGCGTCCGGTAATTCATGATTCCTGTAATATTACCTATTCATATAGCCTTGCAGTTGAAGATTTGGTTGGAATTACAGTGCCGAGAAGAGGGCAATTCATTCGTGCTTTGGCATCAGAATTATCCAGGCTGTCATATACGCTTTATTGGCTAGCAATTTACGGGATTTTTCTGGGACATTCTACTATGTTCATGTGGCCTGCCGGCGATAGAGAATTACTGATCGATTTGCTTGAGCGCCTAACCGGAGCCAGAATCACTAATGCATTTAATATACCGGGTGGGGTTAGATGTGATATTCCAAATAATTTTAAGGAAAAATGTCTGGCTCAGGTCAATTATTTCGAAAAAAGGTTGAAGGAATATGAAGATATCTTTTATAATAATCCATTATTTAGACAGCGAACAGAAGGTGTTGGAATACTTACAAAGGAAGATGCAATAAAACTTGGTGTAACAGGCTCAGTGTTGAGGGCCTCTGGAGTTCCTTTCGACGTTCGAAAAGTAGAACCTTATGATGTATATGATGAAATTGATTTTCAAGTACAATATATGAAAACATGTGATTCCTTTGCGAGGGCTTATGTTCCTATCCTTGATATGCGTGAATCTTGTCATATTATACGACAACTTGTAGATAAAATGCCCGAGTCAGGAGATGTAAGAGAAAAATTGCAATTTAATATAAAGAGTTCACCGGGTGAAACTTATAAGAGGGTTGAATCTGGGAGGGGTGCTTTAGGATATCACGTTGTTAGCGACGGATCACCTAAGCCATATAGGGTAAAGGCATCAGTCGGCTCGTTTAGAAATTTGTTGGCACTGCCTTATTTGCTAACTGGTTCAAAGTTGGGAGATATGCCCGCGATTTATTGGTCATTAAATTATTGGCCAGTGGAGGCTGATCGATAA
- a CDS encoding NADH-quinone oxidoreductase subunit C, with translation MEKAIANVNKENHVELKEDSNYPLSSELLSSLANNFGDKVGIVYKKEFRSKIMVKPENLVEVALFLRNHHGFDHAESASGTDYPADNEIELNYHLGSYSNTDYYPYIVILSTRVNRDDPKSNSLINIFPSVEYHERETYEMLGVYFLGHPRNERFILPEDWADIPPLRKDFRIKGR, from the coding sequence ATGGAAAAGGCTATTGCAAATGTTAATAAGGAAAACCATGTAGAACTGAAAGAGGATTCTAATTATCCTTTATCAAGCGAATTACTCTCATCCCTCGCCAATAATTTTGGTGACAAGGTAGGAATTGTTTACAAAAAGGAATTTCGATCAAAAATAATGGTAAAACCGGAGAATTTGGTTGAGGTAGCTCTTTTTCTAAGAAATCATCATGGTTTTGATCATGCAGAATCTGCGTCAGGCACTGATTATCCTGCCGATAATGAAATTGAGTTAAATTATCATTTGGGATCTTATAGTAATACCGATTACTATCCTTACATTGTTATCCTGTCAACTAGAGTTAATCGCGATGACCCAAAATCCAATAGTTTGATAAATATATTTCCAAGTGTTGAATACCATGAACGTGAGACTTATGAGATGTTGGGGGTATACTTTCTGGGTCATCCACGAAATGAAAGATTTATCCTACCTGAAGATTGGGCCGATATACCACCACTTCGGAAAGATTTCCGTATTAAAGGGAGATAA
- a CDS encoding complex I subunit 1/NuoH family protein, which yields MGALTPDFRFGNFVGSIVWLVFVVLALVTLLILPIIFFVLFYVPMPVVDGEVLTPYLFFSMMVDPSRTLPVVQFFIHTDIFRAAVFPGFGFAALIAAATIFVERKLLAKMQLRVGPLYAGKVEGIFQLLADGLKLLTKEIIVPSGADKPIFWLAPIMFVSTAAAVVALIPVADGWVVADVSVGLIAAFAILGFFPLIALLFSWASNSKYPFIGGLRALHQMIAFEIPFFLSALPVVILSSSLNLTEIARSQSVFWNIFVLPINAFVFFISSLAELERIPFDLPEAESEIVAGWLTETTGMLYGLIQLGSYLKLYALAGLFVVLFLGGWSGPQIFPPELIAGAHDSNLPLLQMLALDGLYNPVTVNGIFWFLIKTIIVILLMLIIRGINPRIRIDILLHTGWYKLIVLTFINLFVVLMLIYGGVIGPGGMISIR from the coding sequence ATGGGAGCGCTAACACCAGATTTTAGATTTGGAAACTTTGTCGGTAGTATTGTCTGGTTAGTTTTTGTAGTCCTTGCGTTAGTTACATTACTGATACTCCCAATTATCTTTTTTGTTCTGTTCTATGTTCCAATGCCAGTTGTCGATGGTGAAGTATTAACTCCTTATCTTTTCTTTTCGATGATGGTGGACCCTTCAAGGACCTTACCTGTAGTTCAGTTCTTTATTCATACTGATATTTTCAGGGCTGCAGTTTTCCCCGGGTTTGGATTTGCTGCTCTGATAGCTGCAGCTACCATATTTGTTGAACGAAAGCTTTTAGCCAAGATGCAATTACGTGTTGGACCTCTTTATGCAGGAAAAGTGGAGGGTATATTCCAATTATTGGCAGATGGGCTGAAACTATTGACCAAAGAGATCATTGTTCCCTCGGGTGCGGATAAACCGATATTTTGGCTTGCTCCCATTATGTTTGTTTCCACAGCTGCAGCAGTTGTGGCATTAATTCCAGTTGCTGATGGCTGGGTTGTGGCCGATGTGAGCGTAGGCTTGATTGCTGCCTTTGCTATTTTAGGGTTCTTTCCTTTGATTGCTCTATTGTTCTCCTGGGCAAGTAATAGTAAATATCCATTCATTGGGGGTCTAAGAGCATTACATCAGATGATAGCATTTGAAATACCGTTCTTCCTCTCAGCACTTCCGGTAGTTATATTGTCCTCCTCACTCAACCTTACAGAAATTGCCAGATCGCAAAGCGTATTTTGGAATATCTTTGTTCTCCCAATTAACGCATTTGTGTTTTTTATATCATCTTTGGCTGAACTTGAAAGAATCCCATTTGATTTGCCGGAGGCGGAAAGTGAGATTGTTGCAGGGTGGTTAACTGAGACTACAGGTATGCTATACGGATTAATCCAGCTGGGCAGTTATCTAAAATTATACGCTTTGGCAGGGCTATTTGTAGTTCTCTTCCTAGGAGGATGGAGTGGTCCCCAGATTTTCCCACCTGAATTAATAGCTGGAGCTCATGATTCTAATCTACCTTTATTACAAATGTTGGCACTAGATGGTCTTTATAATCCAGTGACTGTTAATGGAATATTTTGGTTTTTGATAAAGACTATTATCGTAATTCTGTTGATGCTTATAATAAGAGGTATCAATCCCAGAATTAGAATCGA